In Zingiber officinale cultivar Zhangliang chromosome 8B, Zo_v1.1, whole genome shotgun sequence, a single genomic region encodes these proteins:
- the LOC122017817 gene encoding uncharacterized protein LOC122017817: MALAFLPAALRAVLLLRRRPLLLYAVAWSALLTATVAVASFSPELAFVWAAMPSSSFSRACAGGSAPMVRVPTEGPREVVCVPAGLFRRSAMDMVVPPLFAALVVGGSTCFVRAVGLWEYEEDSVDS; the protein is encoded by the coding sequence ATGGCGCTCGCCTTCCTCCCGGCGGCTCTACGGGCGGTGCTTCTCCTCCGTCGTCGCCCGCTTCTCCTCTACGCGGTCGCGTGGTCGGCCCTCCTCACCGCCACTGTCGCCGTCGCGTCCTTCTCCCCGGAGCTGGCCTTCGTGTGGGCCGCCATGCCGAGCTCCTCCTTCTCCCGCGCGTGCGCCGGGGGGTCCGCCCCGATGGTGCGGGTCCCTACGGAGGGGCCTCGAGAGGTGGTGTGCGTCCCGGCGGGGCTCTTCCGGCGGTCGGCGATGGACATGGTGGTGCCGCCTCTCTTCGCCGCCTTGGTCGTCGGCGGCTCCACCTGCTTCGTCCGGGCCGTGGGGCTGTGGGAGTACGAGGAAGATTCCGTCGACTCATGA
- the LOC122017816 gene encoding uncharacterized protein LOC122017816, whose translation MSKPQAVEIGIPMNGIGNGAPAPEPPNEPPQRRQHAGWERNDRNVVLLVATLITTLTYQLGTNLPSGYYQEDGAGYQAGDSILRHKHHHRYWLFMTGSWTGFGSSMLMTLALLTGASTGSRLIRWPFAVAYSSLVLTFISSQPKTKLSLDILLWIFVLFILWAAVSFKQREMSIPEALGALKGFVRRRFCR comes from the coding sequence ATGTCTAAGCCGCAGGCGGTCGAGATCGGGATACCGATGAATGGGATCGGCAACGGCGCACCGGCGCCGGAACCTCCCAACGAGCCACCACAACGACGGCAACACGCGGGCTGGGAGCGAAACGATCGCAACGTCGTCCTCCTCGTCGCCACGCTCATCACCACGCTCACCTACCAGCTAGGCACCAACCTTCCCAGCGGCTACTACCAAGAAGACGGCGCCGGGTACCAGGCCGGCGACTCCATTCTCCGCCACAAGCACCACCACCGCTATTGGCTTTTCATGACCGGCAGCTGGACCGGGTTCGGTAGCTCCATGCTCATGACGCTCGCGCTGCTCACCGGCGCCTCCACCGGCTCGCGCCTCATCCGGTGGCCCTTCGCCGTCGCCTACTCCTCCCTCGTCCTTACCTTCATCTCGTCGCAGCCCAAGACGAAGCTCTCATTAGACATCCTCCTCTGGATTTTCGTCCTCTTCATCCTTTGGGCCGCGGTCAGTTTCAAACAGCGGGAGATGAGCATTCCGGAGGCGCTTGGCGCCCTCAAAGGCTTCGTCCGCCGGCGTTTCTGCCGTTAA
- the LOC122015984 gene encoding uncharacterized protein LOC122015984, whose product MKPLGCLGIGLSIVSGCLLLALVAELYYFFWWKKRRSNVDIERSFSIPGKELPYLFCWKKPSFLIPAALNSDGICTGADHSDDGHGQPKPLEDDAELMCLAGYQRSLFTIEEETQDDLESCGSKKGPIRKSLRDLLQSNETPTATPLSSPALTPMACQKKTMLHSQPEASSSPPPTFKFLRDAEEKLYRKTLVEEALKVQISCRQMENRDRGQQSSQVKMNIN is encoded by the coding sequence ATGAAACCATTGGGATGTTTGGGGATTGGCCTGAGCATCGTCTCGGGTTGCCTTTTGTTGGCCCTTGTTGCGGAGTTGTACTATTTCTTctggtggaagaagagaagaagtaaCGTAGACATCGAGCGGAGCTTCTCCATCCCTGGGAAGGAGCTCCCCTACCTCTTCTGCTGGAAGAAGCCTAGTTTTCTAATCCCCGCAGCTCTCAATTCTGACGGAATCTGCACTGGAGCAGACCATTCCGACGACGGCCATGGCCAGCCGAAGCCATTAGAAGACGACGCAGAGCTGATGTGCCTTGCAGGTTACCAGAGGTCTCTCTTCACCATCGAAGAGGAGACGCAGGATGACTTGGAGTCTTGTGGGAGCAAGAAAGGTCCCATCAGGAAGAGCTTGAGGGACTTGCTCCAGTCTAATGAAACTCCCACCGCGACTCCTCTTTCCTCCCCTGCTCTGACTCCAATGGCTTGTCAAAAGAAAACCATGCTCCACTCGCAGCCTGAGGCTTCTTCATCTCCACCGCCAACCTTCAAGTTCCTCAGGGACGCGGAGGAGAAGCTGTACAGGAAAACTCTGGTGGAAGAAGCACTGAAGGTCCAAATAAGCTGCAggcagatggagaacagagacagAGGGCAACAGAGTTCACAGGTGAAGATGAACATAAATTAA